A segment of the Curtobacterium sp. MCSS17_007 genome:
GGGACGGTCGCACCGGCGTTGCGGCGTCGGGCATCGAGGACTTCGTGCGCCGCGGGCCCGAGCTCGTCGGCGCACCGGCACCGGGGCACCCGGTGGCGCCGGACTCGGTCCGGCAGATCAGCATCGACCTGACGTTGCGGCACCACACGGACCGCGCGGTCGACATCGGCACCGCGATCGAGGCCCTGTGCGACGCCGTCGGCACCCGCCCGGAGCAGTGGGGCACGAGCGAGCCGCTGACGCTGCCGTGGGACCGATGGGTCGTCACGCAGTACGCCAAGCACGAGGCGCCGGGCGTCTCGACCTCGTACGCCGTCGGCGACGGGTTCTCGGCGACGATGACCGCGCACCTGCTCGACGGCGTCGTCGTGGAGACGATGTCCGCCGTGCTGACGATCCCGGAGGACGGGGCCGACCCGGCGCTCGCGTCGCGGCTGCTCGATGCCGTGCAGCGCGTCGCGGACCAGGTCGAGCCGGTCTTCGGCGTGGTCATGCAGCGCCGTGGCGACGCCGACCACCTGGTGCGCGCGGTGTCGCACAGCGAGCCGGAACCACTCGCGGTGGTGGTCGGTGCCGAGGCCACGGAGCTCCTCGACCGCAGCGGCGCGTGGCCGCCGCCGCGGACCACGACCTCGGTGTTCGGCAGGGGCGGGCTCGTCGTGCGCTTCGACGACGGGTGGGAGGCGCTCGAGGCGTTCCTCGACCGCATCGACGAGGACCGCTTCCTGCAGCTCGTCGGCGGTGCTCCGCTCGATCCCGCGCACGACGAGGGCACGCTGGACGGCCACGACCGCAGCGCACGTGCCGGCTCCGGCCGGACGACGGGCGGTCCGGGTGCCGCGTGACGTGACGCTCCTCTGCCGCGGGCCGGTGGAGACCCGGGACGTCGCCGAGGCGCTGCTGCTGCACGACGAGACGTGGGGTGTCCGTGCGCTGGACGACGGCCCGGTGCTGCAGGTGTGCCGTGACGCGTCGCGCCCGGTGATCACGGTGCTCGGCGTGCGGCGCGTGGAGTCACTGGACGAGGTCCGGCGGGTCCTGCCGGACGCCCCGGCACTCGGGACGCCGCTCTGGTGGGTGGACACCGTGACGCCGTTCGGGCCGGAGGGCGAGGCGGGGGTCACCGCGGCGCTCGAGGCCTCGATGGAGCTCGACGCGGTCTGCATCGTCCACGGCGACTGACCGGACGCAGCGCCCGGTCGTGGCCCGATGTCGGGGGGACCGGCGTCAGTCGCGCTTGCTCATCGCGGCGAGCCGCTCGTTGTACGCCTTGAGGTCGGCGTCGCCGTCGCGCTCGGCCTTGCGGTCGAGGCGCTTCGCGTCGCGCTTGTCGGTCCGCACCCAGTTGCGCACCACGAGCAGCGCGACGAACACCATCGGCAGCTCCGACGCACCCCAGGCGATGCCGCCGCCGATGTGCTGGTCGTCGAGCAGTGCCCGGTCGTCGGTCTGCCCGAGGGCGTGGAACCAGTCGGCGGCGAACACCGACTGCGACGTCATCACGGCGACGCCGAAGAAGGCGTGGAAGGCCAGGGTGGCCAGCAGCGCGATGATGAGGATCGGGTACTGCGGACGCTTCGGCCCCGGGTCGACGCCGACGAACACCCAGAAGAACAGGTAGCCGCTGAACACGAAGTGCACGACCATCACGACGTGCCACTCGTGCGACTGCATGGCGTACTGGAACGCGGGCGTGAAGTAGAACACCACGAGGGACCCGGCGAAGATGACACCGGCGACCGCGGGCTTCGCGAGGAACTGCATGTACCGCGAGTGCGTGAAGAGCATGAGCCACTCACGGGCGCCGCGGGAGCCGTCGTTCCGCACCGGCAGCGTGCGCAGGGCGAGCAGCACCGGGCCGCCGAGCACGAGCGGCAGCGGCACGAACATCATGAGCAGCATGTGCTGGAGCATGTGCGACGAGAAGTGCACCATGCCGTAGACCGCGGGGCCCGCCGAGGTGGTCCAGATGAACAGCGCGCAGCCGAGCACCCAGGCGATGGTCCGGCCGACCGGCCAGGTGTCGCCGCGCTGCTTGAGCTTGCGCACCGACAGCAGGTACCAGCCGGCACCGACGACCGCGACGGCGAGGTAGACCCAGTCGATGTGCCACTGCGTCAGGTAGGTCTGCACGGTCTGCGCCGGCGGGTACGTGTAGCCGAGCAGGCCGGAACGGGTGTCCTGGCCGGTCTCGGGCGTCTGGGGGATCGGCGGCTGCGAGCGGGACACGGCGACCGAGACGCCGATGGCCACGGCCATGAAGACGATCTCGGCCAGGGCGAACCGCACGAAGAGCTTCCGGTCGAGCGGTGCGCGCAGGAGCCCGGGCACGAGCTTCCGGCGCTGCGCGACCCCGGCGAGCCCGAGCAGCACGAGGATGACCGCCTTGACCGTGATGAGCCAGCCGTACGTCGTCGTGACGAGGTCGGCCGGACCGGTCAGGCGCAACGAGGCGTTGACGATGCCGGAGAACGCGACCGCGGCGAAGGCCCAGCCTGCGAGCGTCGAGTAGCGGGCGACGACGCGTCCGGTGGCGCCCTTCGTGCGGGTGCGCAGGAGCAGCACGGCGACGAGCCCGCCGGCCCAGACGCACACCGCGACCAGGTGCACGGCGAGCGAGTTGACGGCGTTCGCGTGCTCGAGCGCTCCGGCGGCGTGGCCGGACAGGGCGAGCGGCAGCAGTGCGAAGAGCCCGGCGACGGTCGCGACCGCGAGCGTGGTGGCCCGGGTGGCGAAGGCCGCGACGAGCGTGGCGACCAGGATCGCGGCGGCGGAGACGACGAGCGCCTGCCCGATCTCGACCTGGAACGCGAACAGCAGGAAGTTCCGGGCGAACACCGGGCTGGTGAGCGGCACACCGAGCGTGTTCGCGCCCGTCAGCACGATGCCGACGACGGCGGCCAGGAACCAGACGGAGCCCGCCGCGGCAGCCCACCGCGCGGCCCGGTGCTGGACGCTCGACATGGCGCCGTGGTCCTGCTTCTTCGCCGGCAGCGCGAACGCCGCGACGATGAGCAGGCCGATCGTCAGCGCGGCCGTGGTGTCGTGCACGACCCGGGCGACGGGCAGGCCGTACTCGACCAGGTCACCGGCCGACACGAGCTGCTGCGACGCCGTGAACGCGCCGGTCACGGTCATGCCGAGCACGGCGCACGCCACGGCGAGCGGGATCGCGATGACCAGGACCGTCGCGACGGTGGTGGAGCGCGCGGAGGTGGGGGCGGGGTCGGGTGCCGTGTCCCCGGGCTGCGTGGCGGCTGACGTGACGGTCATGACCGTCCAATGGTAGGTCCGCCGCCTGACACCCCGATCCCAGTCCGGGAGCGGCCGGACCCGCCCGACGGCGTCAGTCCCGGTGCTCCCAGATGCCCTCGCTGCCCACCCCGACGAACCCGACCGCCTCGTTGACGTCGAGCATCGGCCGGTTCTCCTCGGCGTTGAAGGTGACGATCGACGGTCGCCCCGGGAAGTCCCGTTCGATGGTCTCGATCCCGACCACCTTGAGCAGCCACCCGAGCCGGTGTCCGCGGTGCTCGCGGAGCACGAGCGTGTCCCACTGCATCACCGCCCGACCAGGCGCATCTGAGATCTTGATCTGACTGAAACCAGCCAAGGTGGTGCTCTCGACGTGCTCCACTGCGATGGTCAGCATGGTGTGCGGGCCGCTCGCGAACTGCTCCTCGGTCTCCCGGACGCGGTCTGCCGTCCAGACGTCCTCGGGCTCCTGCATGTCACCCTCGGGGGCGTCGGTGCTCATCCGGGTGTGGAGCAGGGCGAGGCCGTCCAGCCACCGCTCGGGCGTCGCACCGGTCCAGGTGTGCACGCGGTACCCGGGGCCGGCCGCCGTCGCCGCGCGCTCGTGCAGCTCGCGCACGACCGACGCGTCGGCGGGGAGTCCGAGCCGACTGATCCGGTTGACCTGCCCGAACCGCCACCCGCGGCCGGTCAGGAACCGCACGCCGGCCTCGTCCGCGGGCACGGCGCCGAAGCCCGTCGGTGCCGGGACGTACCCGGGTCCGTCCGCGGGGCCGACCTGGCGCGAGACGGCGTACGTCTTCCACTGTGTGCGCCCCTCGGACCGGGCGACCCCCTCGAGGTGGTCGGCCAGCAGGGTGCCGATGCCGCGGCGCTGCCGGTCGGGCCGGACCCCGAGCGACAGCCAGCAGTTCGTCGTGCCCGGTTCGGTCTTCGAGTCGTACGCCCCGGACGCCACGACCTCGCCGTCGGCGTCACGCACGACGAACAGGCGGCTCGGTGCGCCGGGTTCGCGGCACATGGGCAGGGCCTCGGCGGGCGTCCAGGACAGCTCGGGCAGCCCGTGCACGGCGACCTCGGCCGCGTCGGACACCGCGAGCCAGTCGCAGAACGCCCGCACCCGCTCGGGGTCGTCGTCCATCGCCGTCGGCACGACGAGTTCCTCGACGCTGTACGTGGTCACGATGCTCCCTGCGGTCGACCGGTGGGACGGCCGTCGTCCGCCGCCCGGCAGGGCAGCCTCGCAGCATATCGGCGGGCACACCCTGCCGCTAGGCTTCCTGCGTGCTGCTCTCCGACCGCGACATCACCGCCCAGCTCGCCGAGGGCCGGATCGGGCTCGACCCGTACGACCCCTCGCTCGTCCAGCCGTCGAGCATCGACGTCCGGCTCGACAAGTACTTCCGGCTGTTCGACAACCACAAGTACCCGCACATCGACCCGGCCGAGGACCAGCCCGAGCTCACCCGCCTGGTCGAGACCGACCCGGACGAGGCGTTCGTGCTGCACCCGGGGGAGTTCGTCCTCGGCTCGACCTTCGAGGTCGTCACGCTGCCCGACGACATCGCCGCGCGGCTCGAGGGCAAGAGCTCGCTCGGCCGTCTCGGCCTCCTGACGCACTCGACGGCCGGCTTCATCGACCCGGGCTTCTCCGGCCACGTCACCCTCGAGCTGTCGAACGTCGCCACCCTGCCGATCAAGCTCTGGCCGGGCATGAAGATCGGCCAGCTCTGCTTCTTCCAGCTGTCGAGTCCGGCGGAGAAGCCGTACGGCTCGGCTGAGTACCAGTCTCGCTACCAGGGGCAGCGCGGCCCGACGCCGTCGCGCTCAGCGCTGAACTTCCACCGCGCGGACGTCTCGCAGCGCGACTGATCGGAGCCCGTCGGGCAGGGCGCGTGCCCGACCACCCCTCCGCGGCGCCAGCCCCGACCCTTGATGTACCACCGCGCAGCGAAATGTCGCACTCTGTGTATCGTTGTTGCATGGACAAAGCACCGACCCGTGCACCGCAGCCGGTGGTGGCGTCTGAGATCATCCGCGACGCCCGGCTGCGCGCCGCACTGACGCAGGTGCAGCTCGCCGTTTGCGCCGGAATCACGCAGAGCGCGGTTAGCACCTACGAGAACGGTCGTCGGCAACCCTCGCTCGTGATGCGGCAGAGGCTTGCTCGCGCAGCGGGCTTTGAGGTGGCGGTTACCCTTCTGTGGCGTCGCCGCCGCCACTTCTGTGATGCTGGCTCTTCGCGATGCCGGAAGACCGCAGGTCACTCTGATGAAGCGAAGCTGGCCCGAGCCCTCAATCAGCCACGCAGCCGGGCGCGTTGTGCAGCTGTCGTTTTCTCTGGCAACCCTGGACGGATGGAAGGATCGTCTTGCCCTTGCTGGTACAGGGACTATGCAGAAGAACTGCTCGAGGTGACAGTCGAGGTGCTCGGCCCAGGAAGGCGCAGAGCCGGATGCTGCTGATTGCTGACCAAAGCAGTGGCGGCTCGACCGCGCGTACCTGTGCACAACAGCCATCATCCACATCTATCAGCTTCTGCCTCGCCAGAGTCGCAACTTGTGGCTGAATAGGCGCATGCTACATGAATGGGAAGTTGGGAACCTTACTTGCATCTGCTTACAGCGCATGCACGCTATTGAATCAGGTTGGATTTGCCGAGACTGCGGCGTTTTTGTGATGGCGGAGGCCGCTCGAACTTTCGCAGAGATTCGAGCCCAGCATCGACCTGTGACATGAACAAGTAGGGACGGCCGCCCTCCTCTCCGGTAGAGGGGGCGGCCGTTCGACTCGAATACCCGTCGCTCGTTAATCCTTCACAGTGCAGCATTCAATCGCCGAGGGGCGTCTCGTCGTCGTCTTCCTCGCGTACCGGCAACCGCGGGGAGGCGAGTGCCCGCTCTCGTAGTGCCTCCTTCGCATTCCGGTAGCGCTCCTGCAGGTCGTCCATCGCTGCCTCGATCACCTCGAGTCGCCGCGTCTCCCAGTGTTCCGCGTCCGCTACATACAGCGAATTGATGCGCGGCACCAATTCGTACGCCAACAAAAGGGTGCTGAACAGCATCTTCTCATCGGTTGCCATCACGTCCGGCAGATAGATGTCATTGGACTGCAGGACAAATCCGCCATCAACGTAGAGCTTCAGCGCGAACGATCGCCGCGCGTCGCCGACCGCCTGAATGAACGAGATATCAATCGGCCCAAGAGTGTCGGCTTCGGCAACTGCCGTAAGGAAATTGGGGCGTGAGAAGTCGACGCCGGCCCGGAGGTCCGCCGTACGCGCTGACGCATCGCGGCCGCTAATTCCCGAAACTTGGTCCAGAGTCAAATCTGGAGCAATTTGGTCTTGATCTCGCTGTTGAACCGTCAGCCAAAGGAAGATGTCTGGATCGCGAAGCTGTAATGGCGAGTTCCAGCGGTCGATCTTGGTGGAAGCGTCATCGCTCTGGAAGATCTTCTGCAGGCGTGCAACAACCCCATCTCGGCGATGGAGGAGAGTGCGGTTGCGGCTCGAGACAAGGATGGCGACGCTTGAGTTGGCTAGGTCGGTGATGACCACATCGACGGCATCGAGCCGGCGGACCGTTCGGGGATCCAGCCCGGGTTGATCGCTTACACCTGTCGGAGGCGTCGCCCAAAAGTAGAAGCGAGCTTGGAGCATCCTGGGGAGCTCGTCATTTGCTTCGAGTATGACGGGATCGGAGACGGGAGGTGCAGTGTTGATTGTGCCTAAGTTGGACTGAGCATTTTCCATACTCGCCCAGCCCGGGCTCATGGTAGACGGAACAGGCCGCTCGGCAAGCATGCGATCGCGAATCTGTTCCAATGACATGGCAGTGCGCGCCATCATTGGGAGAACGCCTACACTGGCGCGACTCATGGTGGGCAAATTATCTCCGGACTAGGCGAATTGATTGAACATTGGACTCCCGCGTCCAAAACGTGAGCATCAGCTGCAGGAATGGGTGCGGGTGCTTGAATGAGTAATCGACGTTGTAAGTTTTGTCCTCAACGAGGCGTGGGGCCGTCCATCGGACTTGCGCTTCCCTCCATAAGCCCGGTCTGCTCGGTGCGGAGCTCATTTCTACCTCGAACCCGCAGATTCCGTCGTTCGCTTCCGTAAGAAGCCTACCAGCTATGTCTGAGGAGTACTCGACATAGGGCTTGAGGGATGACTGCTCGACGCGAATCTGCAGCTGCAGAGCTCCGCGACTCACTAAGCGGAGGATCGCGTAGCTCAACCAGCCGCTGTTCCGGCTGATGATGGTCAGATCGACTGGCTGCCCCACCAAGTTCCGGTTCGAAATCTTTAAGACGAGTTCGCTGGTCGGTTCGACCGGATCTCCGGGAATCTTCCAATGCAGGTCGATGCCAGGCCGCCCAAGAATGAGCTGTAGAAAGACTTCCAGTAGGAAAGCTGCGACTGCGGCCCCTAGTAGATAGCGCCAAATGGGGTGCCAGTCCGGAAGGTTCTGCTCGAGCGAAGGGTCTAGTCCAACCACGCTCCAAGCCACGAAAGCAACCTTTAGAGCCTCTACCAGCAGGCGGCGAAATACGCTCATTGCAGTTCTAGCGCTTCCCACGCGGTCGTCAACAGATTTTCCGCTTCCTCCGGTGTGGAACTATCGAGGTAACCGTCGCGTCGAATAGTCGCGCGCCGGTGGGTTTCAATAGATTTCAGTTCGACACCAACGATGTACAAGCCATCAAATTCGTCATGCATGGCAGCTATGAGTTCCCGTCCCCCGAAATCTCCCA
Coding sequences within it:
- a CDS encoding DUF6177 family protein, whose protein sequence is MVRHPLIDDVVGPAIVVRSASPVVWLTDSLASLLRRASESGRTVVLRTGREAALTPALRHALGAHQAGWAVDEADGSLRDGRTGVAASGIEDFVRRGPELVGAPAPGHPVAPDSVRQISIDLTLRHHTDRAVDIGTAIEALCDAVGTRPEQWGTSEPLTLPWDRWVVTQYAKHEAPGVSTSYAVGDGFSATMTAHLLDGVVVETMSAVLTIPEDGADPALASRLLDAVQRVADQVEPVFGVVMQRRGDADHLVRAVSHSEPEPLAVVVGAEATELLDRSGAWPPPRTTTSVFGRGGLVVRFDDGWEALEAFLDRIDEDRFLQLVGGAPLDPAHDEGTLDGHDRSARAGSGRTTGGPGAA
- a CDS encoding cytochrome c oxidase assembly protein, with amino-acid sequence MTVTSAATQPGDTAPDPAPTSARSTTVATVLVIAIPLAVACAVLGMTVTGAFTASQQLVSAGDLVEYGLPVARVVHDTTAALTIGLLIVAAFALPAKKQDHGAMSSVQHRAARWAAAAGSVWFLAAVVGIVLTGANTLGVPLTSPVFARNFLLFAFQVEIGQALVVSAAAILVATLVAAFATRATTLAVATVAGLFALLPLALSGHAAGALEHANAVNSLAVHLVAVCVWAGGLVAVLLLRTRTKGATGRVVARYSTLAGWAFAAVAFSGIVNASLRLTGPADLVTTTYGWLITVKAVILVLLGLAGVAQRRKLVPGLLRAPLDRKLFVRFALAEIVFMAVAIGVSVAVSRSQPPIPQTPETGQDTRSGLLGYTYPPAQTVQTYLTQWHIDWVYLAVAVVGAGWYLLSVRKLKQRGDTWPVGRTIAWVLGCALFIWTTSAGPAVYGMVHFSSHMLQHMLLMMFVPLPLVLGGPVLLALRTLPVRNDGSRGAREWLMLFTHSRYMQFLAKPAVAGVIFAGSLVVFYFTPAFQYAMQSHEWHVVMVVHFVFSGYLFFWVFVGVDPGPKRPQYPILIIALLATLAFHAFFGVAVMTSQSVFAADWFHALGQTDDRALLDDQHIGGGIAWGASELPMVFVALLVVRNWVRTDKRDAKRLDRKAERDGDADLKAYNERLAAMSKRD
- a CDS encoding GNAT family N-acetyltransferase, with translation MTTYSVEELVVPTAMDDDPERVRAFCDWLAVSDAAEVAVHGLPELSWTPAEALPMCREPGAPSRLFVVRDADGEVVASGAYDSKTEPGTTNCWLSLGVRPDRQRRGIGTLLADHLEGVARSEGRTQWKTYAVSRQVGPADGPGYVPAPTGFGAVPADEAGVRFLTGRGWRFGQVNRISRLGLPADASVVRELHERAATAAGPGYRVHTWTGATPERWLDGLALLHTRMSTDAPEGDMQEPEDVWTADRVRETEEQFASGPHTMLTIAVEHVESTTLAGFSQIKISDAPGRAVMQWDTLVLREHRGHRLGWLLKVVGIETIERDFPGRPSIVTFNAEENRPMLDVNEAVGFVGVGSEGIWEHRD
- the dcd gene encoding dCTP deaminase, which encodes MLLSDRDITAQLAEGRIGLDPYDPSLVQPSSIDVRLDKYFRLFDNHKYPHIDPAEDQPELTRLVETDPDEAFVLHPGEFVLGSTFEVVTLPDDIAARLEGKSSLGRLGLLTHSTAGFIDPGFSGHVTLELSNVATLPIKLWPGMKIGQLCFFQLSSPAEKPYGSAEYQSRYQGQRGPTPSRSALNFHRADVSQRD